A portion of the Thalassotalea sp. LPB0316 genome contains these proteins:
- a CDS encoding mechanosensitive ion channel family protein: MTYLLDNKLVLTILILLIGFAIKVTVCRFYKRKFKRKGLDKRYLINNFNNLFNLLMLLILMALWAEELQRFALSIAAFVVAIVLATKEIIQCFIGFFYITASAPFRVGDWIQTNEITGEVSQIDWAKVVLLEVDRETYSYTGRTVFLPNSALMLQPIKNLNYMRRYVNHSFSITYEAPTGDVNSLIESLEIQAMAYCADFADVAERYNTLIENRLDVTIAGPKPTVQITTTDTGKVKLNFNLFCPTEKAIEIEQQLTKDFFNFSMAK, encoded by the coding sequence ATGACATATTTATTAGATAACAAGCTGGTGTTAACAATTTTGATCCTGCTGATTGGCTTTGCGATCAAAGTTACCGTGTGTCGGTTCTACAAACGCAAGTTTAAGCGAAAAGGGCTAGATAAACGTTATCTAATCAATAACTTTAATAATTTGTTTAACTTGTTGATGTTGTTAATTTTAATGGCGTTGTGGGCAGAAGAATTACAGCGTTTTGCCTTGTCTATTGCAGCGTTTGTTGTGGCGATTGTATTAGCGACCAAAGAGATTATTCAATGTTTTATTGGCTTTTTCTACATCACAGCAAGTGCGCCATTTAGAGTCGGTGATTGGATCCAAACCAATGAAATAACAGGTGAAGTTTCACAAATCGATTGGGCGAAAGTTGTTTTGCTCGAAGTCGATAGAGAAACCTACAGCTACACTGGTCGCACGGTGTTTTTGCCTAACAGCGCTTTGATGTTACAACCGATCAAAAACCTCAATTACATGCGCCGCTACGTCAATCATAGCTTTTCTATTACCTATGAAGCACCCACTGGCGATGTTAATAGCCTTATTGAAAGTCTCGAAATTCAAGCGATGGCATATTGCGCCGATTTTGCCGATGTTGCCGAGCGTTACAACACACTAATCGAGAACCGATTAGATGTAACTATTGCGGGCCCTAAGCCAACGGTGCAAATTACCACGACTGACACCGGCAAAGTGAAGTTAAATTTCAACTTATTCTGCCCAACAGAAAAAGCGATAGAAATAGAGCAGCAACTCACCAAAGACTTTTTCAACTTTAGCATGGCGAAATAG